The Pelodiscus sinensis isolate JC-2024 chromosome 6, ASM4963464v1, whole genome shotgun sequence genome has a segment encoding these proteins:
- the LOC142829811 gene encoding interferon beta-like, with amino-acid sequence MMIRRSLLMFCLMLLLSGEVSCLDCNRLHVLQSKMNSESLEHLEKMGGPFPFQCLNERSAFKASDILKVQLAQQENAKAAIQQILQELFQIFSKNLTHAAWDGTSIKEFQNGLHQHIEKLEVCLSAEVKKETTYPGNESLLHTSLKLRRYFQTVRHFLKEKQYSRCAWEIIRLEVSRCFLVLNILTKRLEN; translated from the coding sequence ATGATGATCAGAAGGAGTTTGTTGATGTTTTGCCTTATGCTGCTCCTCTCTGGTGAAGTCTCATGTCTGGACTGTAACAGGCTTCATGTTCTACAAAGCAAAATGAACAGCGAGAGTTTAGAGCACCTGGAGAAAATGGGTGGACCCTTTCCCTTCCAATGCCTAAATGAAAGGTCAGCTTTCAAGGCCTCAGATATCCTCAAGGTCCAACTGGCCCAGCAAGAGAACGCCAAGGCAGCCATCCAGCAGATCCTCCAAGAGCTCTTCCAGATCTTCAGCAAGAATCTTACCCACGCTGCCTGGGATGGAACTTCCATAAAGGAATTCCAAAATGGACTCCACCAGCACATTGAGAAGCTGGAAGTGTGTTTGAGTGCTGAGGTGAAAAAGGAAACAACCTACCCAGGAAATGAGAGCCTCCTGCATACCAGCCTGAAGCTGAGAAGGTACTTCCAGACAGTACGCCATTTCCTGAAAGAAAAGCAATACAGCCGCTGTGCCTGGGAGATCATCCGCTTGGAAGTTTCCAGATGTTTTCTCGTTCTCAACATACTAACAAAGAGACTTGAAAATTAA